In Moorella sp. Hama-1, a single genomic region encodes these proteins:
- the pfkA gene encoding 6-phosphofructokinase: MRTIGVLTSGGDAPGMNAAIRAVVRQAAALNMEVIGISRGYAGLIQGDFCRLNTGSVAGIIHRGGTILLTARSEEFRTEAGRAKALDNLHREGIEGLVVIGGDGSFHGAIHLAKKGLAVIGIPGTIDNDIAGTDYTIGFDTAVNTAVEAISRIRDTATSHERIFIIEVMGRRSGQIALAAGIAGGAESILVPEYPVNYDLVAERLERGRHRGKLHSIIVVAEGVGSALEVGEEIARRTNLESRVTILGHIQRGGAPTAFDCMLASRLGARAVDLLADGASSRMVGIAANELVDRDLEEVLQEKKSIDPDLYRLAEVLAL; the protein is encoded by the coding sequence TTGCGCACTATAGGTGTCTTGACAAGCGGGGGTGATGCCCCGGGCATGAATGCCGCTATCAGGGCGGTGGTCCGCCAGGCTGCCGCCCTGAATATGGAGGTTATTGGGATCTCGCGGGGGTACGCCGGGCTGATCCAGGGCGATTTTTGCCGCCTGAATACCGGCTCGGTGGCCGGGATTATCCACCGGGGTGGGACCATACTGCTGACGGCGCGTTCGGAAGAGTTCCGCACCGAGGCCGGCCGGGCCAAAGCCCTGGACAACCTGCACCGGGAGGGTATTGAAGGCCTGGTGGTTATCGGTGGCGACGGTTCCTTCCACGGGGCTATCCACCTGGCCAAAAAGGGGCTGGCGGTAATCGGCATTCCGGGGACCATTGATAACGACATCGCCGGCACCGATTATACCATTGGCTTCGACACGGCTGTCAACACAGCCGTGGAGGCCATCAGCCGCATCCGGGATACGGCGACCTCCCACGAACGCATCTTTATTATCGAAGTCATGGGTCGCCGTTCGGGCCAGATTGCCCTGGCGGCCGGCATCGCCGGCGGTGCCGAATCCATCCTCGTTCCCGAGTACCCCGTGAATTACGATCTGGTGGCGGAAAGACTGGAACGAGGCCGTCACCGGGGTAAACTCCATAGCATTATCGTGGTGGCCGAAGGGGTGGGCAGCGCCCTGGAAGTCGGGGAGGAGATAGCCCGGCGCACCAACCTGGAGAGCCGGGTAACTATCCTCGGGCATATCCAACGGGGCGGCGCGCCGACGGCCTTTGACTGCATGCTGGCCAGCCGGCTGGGTGCCCGGGCGGTAGACCTCCTGGCCGACGGCGCCAGCAGCCGGATGGTGGGTATCGCCGCCAACGAGCTGGTAGACCGGGACCTGGAGGAGGTTCTCCAGGAGAAGAAGAGCATTGACCCGGACCTGTACCGTTTAGCCGAAGTACTGGCCCTGTAG
- a CDS encoding glutamate decarboxylase: MWTVIYIAANRKLALRLKETLTQEGVMVNLRPIGSSQVEDLAGYELLVPESEAEEANEIINTALTR, encoded by the coding sequence ATGTGGACCGTGATTTACATTGCTGCCAACCGTAAGCTGGCCTTACGCTTAAAGGAAACCCTGACCCAGGAAGGGGTTATGGTAAATTTACGGCCCATTGGTTCCAGCCAGGTGGAAGACCTGGCTGGGTATGAACTCCTGGTCCCGGAATCCGAGGCCGAAGAAGCCAATGAGATCATCAATACAGCCCTGACACGCTAG
- the mtrB gene encoding trp RNA-binding attenuation protein MtrB has protein sequence MEDRESVINADFIVIKALENGVTMIGLTRGKDTRFHHSEKLDKGEVMIAQFTEHTSAMKIRGRALVMTKYGSLEAGE, from the coding sequence ATGGAGGACAGGGAGAGCGTAATCAATGCCGATTTTATTGTCATCAAAGCCCTGGAGAACGGGGTGACCATGATTGGCCTCACCCGGGGCAAGGACACCAGGTTTCACCATTCGGAAAAACTAGATAAAGGCGAAGTCATGATTGCCCAGTTTACTGAGCACACCTCTGCCATGAAGATTCGCGGCCGGGCTCTGGTTATGACGAAATACGGGAGTTTGGAAGCGGGGGAGTGA
- the coaD gene encoding pantetheine-phosphate adenylyltransferase, whose protein sequence is MKVAVYPGTFDPITNGHLDIIRRALGLFDRVIVGVADDNYKETLFSLEERVDLVRDVTGDMPGVEVKSFAGLLVDFAHREGAVAIVRGLRAVSDFEYEFQMSIMNKKLAADLETVFLMTATEYSFLSSSIIRQVASLGGCIRDLVPPQVERVLLQRYGFSRPG, encoded by the coding sequence GTGAAGGTGGCTGTATATCCAGGTACCTTTGACCCCATAACTAACGGGCACCTGGATATCATCCGGCGGGCGCTAGGCCTCTTTGACCGGGTTATAGTGGGCGTGGCCGACGATAATTATAAAGAGACCCTCTTTTCCCTGGAGGAAAGGGTGGACCTGGTCCGGGACGTTACCGGGGATATGCCCGGAGTGGAGGTAAAATCCTTTGCCGGGCTGCTGGTCGATTTTGCCCACCGGGAGGGAGCCGTGGCTATCGTCAGGGGGTTACGGGCGGTCTCCGATTTTGAATACGAGTTTCAGATGTCGATAATGAATAAAAAACTGGCCGCTGATTTGGAGACGGTGTTTTTAATGACTGCTACTGAGTATTCATTCTTGAGCTCCAGCATTATTCGCCAGGTAGCCTCCCTGGGGGGGTGCATCCGCGACCTGGTGCCGCCCCAGGTAGAACGAGTTTTATTGCAACGCTACGGCTTTTCACGGCCGGGTTAA
- a CDS encoding DNA polymerase III subunit alpha, whose protein sequence is MNSFVHLHVHSEYSLLDGAGRVKDLARAAGEMGMPALALTDHGVMYGAVEFYQAAREAGVKPIIGCEVYVAPRSRHDREPHRDDYQYHLVLLATDATGYRNLTALVSAAFLEGFYYKPRVDRELLARHSQGLIALSACLAGEVPAHLLKGQEDAARAAAAWLREVFGPQNFYLELQDQGLPEQRQLNRQLVDLAAGLKIPLVATNDAHYIRQDQARAHDVLLCIQTGKTLDDPGRLRFPTSQFYLKSPAEMAALFREVPSALDNTLAIAERCQFDFTFGRLHLPAYQLPAGEDAASYLRRLSYQGLARRYPHDDGTARQRLEYELGIIEQMGYPGYFLIVWDMVNFARRRGIPVGPGRGSAAGSLVAYCLGITAIDPLRYNLLFERFLNPERVSMPDIDMDFCFERREEVIQYVRGKYGQDHVAQIITFGTMAARAAVRDVGRVLGLPLGEVDRIAKMVPLELGITLEKALATSPDLKESYASSPEVRELLDTARAIEGMPRHASTHAAGIVITREPLVHYLPLQKTGDAVTTQYPMQAVEELGLLKMDLLGLRTLTVIGHAREAIKRNHGRELDLEHLPLDDGPTYQLLASGETSGIFQLESSGMRAILRELKPERFEDIIALVALYRPGPLGSGMVEDFIKRKHGVTPISYLYPALEPILKDTYGVILYQEQVMRIASELAGFTLGQADLLRRAMGKKKPEVLAAQRERFLAGAVDRGIPGEIAQKIFDLMEYFAGYGFNASHSAAYALVAYQTAYLKAHYPAELLGALLSSVAEHLDKMGPYLAECQRLGIAVLPPDVNESGVDFTVTGGHIRFGLAAVKNAGRSAALAIIAAREEDGPFTSLLDFCRRVDSRQVNKRVVESLIRCGAFNSVNPNRRRLLAGLDECLEAAARRQEDHRSGQVSLLDLVPAEVSEPRLPEVSDFSRADILAMEKELLGFYLSGHPLEPYIPLLKGMLSNSLAALPEAADGSQVTVGGLVSGLRRLVTRKGDPMAVMTLEDYSGQAEVVLFPRTYSQVRSWLAVDRVVLVRGHIDKQEEGVQVLADQVRTLEPANGGADLVPGDQVARSPAGPVTGKEPRPHLPAAAKRAEPRARPFHQAIRQDLDPAATGPGPAGGHLYLKLSGQEQIAVVRTILTAHPGPCPVYLYLAGSRRTIALHRSYWVKPVPELLASLAGLLGGYDKVKLVSETGIRT, encoded by the coding sequence ATGAACTCCTTTGTCCACCTCCACGTCCACAGTGAATATAGCCTCCTGGATGGTGCCGGCCGGGTCAAGGACCTGGCCCGGGCCGCCGGGGAGATGGGCATGCCTGCCCTGGCCCTGACGGACCACGGCGTCATGTACGGGGCCGTGGAGTTTTACCAGGCGGCCCGGGAAGCGGGGGTCAAACCCATCATCGGTTGCGAGGTCTACGTGGCCCCCCGCTCCCGCCACGACCGGGAGCCCCACCGGGATGATTACCAGTACCACCTGGTCCTCCTGGCCACTGACGCCACGGGTTACCGTAACCTCACGGCCCTGGTTTCGGCCGCCTTCCTGGAGGGTTTCTACTATAAGCCCCGGGTGGACCGGGAACTCCTGGCCCGCCACAGCCAGGGGTTGATTGCCCTGAGCGCCTGCCTGGCGGGGGAGGTACCGGCCCACCTTTTAAAAGGACAGGAAGACGCGGCCCGGGCGGCAGCCGCCTGGCTGCGGGAGGTCTTCGGCCCGCAAAACTTCTACCTGGAACTCCAGGACCAGGGCCTGCCGGAACAGCGGCAGCTCAACCGCCAACTCGTCGATCTGGCGGCTGGCTTAAAGATTCCCCTGGTCGCCACCAACGACGCCCACTATATCCGCCAGGACCAGGCCCGGGCCCACGACGTCCTCCTCTGCATCCAGACGGGCAAGACCCTGGACGACCCGGGCCGCCTGCGTTTCCCCACGTCCCAGTTTTATTTGAAGTCGCCCGCCGAGATGGCTGCCCTTTTCCGGGAAGTGCCGTCGGCCCTGGATAATACCCTAGCCATCGCCGAGCGCTGCCAGTTTGATTTTACCTTCGGCCGGCTGCACCTGCCGGCCTACCAGCTGCCGGCCGGAGAGGATGCCGCCAGTTACCTCCGCCGCCTGAGTTACCAGGGCCTGGCCCGGCGTTACCCCCACGACGATGGGACGGCCCGGCAGCGACTGGAGTACGAGCTGGGCATCATCGAGCAGATGGGTTATCCGGGGTATTTCCTGATTGTCTGGGACATGGTCAACTTCGCCCGCCGGCGGGGGATCCCGGTGGGTCCGGGGCGGGGTTCGGCCGCCGGTAGCCTGGTGGCCTACTGCCTGGGCATTACCGCCATCGATCCCCTGCGTTATAACCTCCTCTTCGAGCGCTTCCTGAACCCTGAGCGGGTGAGTATGCCGGACATTGATATGGACTTCTGCTTTGAGCGGCGGGAGGAAGTCATCCAGTATGTCCGGGGGAAATACGGCCAGGACCACGTGGCCCAGATTATCACCTTCGGTACCATGGCCGCCCGGGCCGCCGTCCGGGATGTCGGTCGCGTCCTGGGCCTGCCCCTGGGCGAGGTGGACCGCATCGCCAAGATGGTGCCCCTGGAGCTGGGCATCACCCTGGAGAAGGCCCTGGCTACCAGCCCGGATTTAAAGGAAAGCTACGCCAGTAGCCCGGAGGTGCGGGAACTCCTGGATACGGCCCGGGCCATCGAGGGTATGCCCCGCCACGCCTCGACCCATGCCGCCGGCATCGTCATCACCCGGGAGCCCCTGGTCCATTACCTGCCCTTACAAAAAACCGGCGACGCCGTCACCACCCAGTACCCCATGCAGGCGGTGGAGGAGCTGGGGCTCCTCAAGATGGACCTCCTGGGCCTGCGCACCCTGACGGTCATCGGCCACGCCCGGGAGGCCATCAAACGTAACCACGGCCGGGAGCTAGACCTGGAGCACCTGCCCCTGGACGATGGCCCTACCTACCAGCTCCTGGCCAGCGGCGAGACCAGCGGCATTTTCCAGCTGGAGAGCAGCGGTATGCGGGCCATCCTGCGGGAGTTGAAACCGGAACGCTTTGAAGACATTATCGCCCTGGTGGCCCTTTACCGGCCCGGGCCCCTGGGGAGCGGTATGGTGGAGGACTTTATCAAACGCAAGCACGGGGTTACCCCCATCAGCTACCTCTACCCAGCCCTGGAGCCCATACTCAAGGACACCTACGGGGTCATCCTCTACCAGGAGCAGGTCATGCGCATTGCCAGCGAGCTGGCCGGTTTTACCCTGGGCCAGGCCGACCTCCTGCGCCGGGCCATGGGGAAAAAGAAACCCGAGGTTCTGGCAGCCCAGCGGGAGCGCTTCCTGGCCGGGGCGGTGGATAGGGGTATACCCGGGGAAATCGCCCAGAAGATCTTTGACCTCATGGAATACTTCGCCGGCTACGGCTTCAATGCCAGCCACTCGGCAGCCTACGCCCTGGTTGCCTACCAGACCGCCTACCTGAAGGCCCATTACCCGGCCGAACTCCTGGGCGCCCTCCTCTCCAGCGTGGCCGAGCACCTGGACAAAATGGGCCCTTACCTGGCCGAGTGCCAGCGCCTGGGCATCGCCGTCCTGCCGCCGGACGTCAATGAATCCGGAGTTGACTTTACCGTTACCGGGGGGCATATCCGCTTCGGCCTGGCCGCCGTTAAAAACGCCGGCCGCTCCGCCGCCCTGGCCATTATCGCCGCCCGGGAAGAGGATGGCCCCTTTACCTCCCTCCTGGATTTCTGCCGGCGGGTGGACAGCCGCCAGGTCAACAAACGGGTGGTGGAGAGCCTCATCCGCTGCGGCGCCTTTAACTCAGTCAACCCCAACCGGCGCCGGCTCCTGGCCGGCCTGGACGAGTGCCTGGAAGCGGCCGCCAGGCGCCAGGAGGACCACCGCAGTGGCCAGGTCTCCCTCCTGGACCTGGTTCCGGCGGAGGTTAGCGAGCCACGCCTGCCGGAGGTGAGTGACTTCTCCCGGGCCGATATCCTGGCCATGGAAAAGGAACTCCTGGGCTTTTACCTGAGCGGCCACCCCCTGGAGCCCTATATCCCCCTCCTCAAGGGGATGCTTTCCAACTCCCTGGCTGCTCTACCGGAGGCGGCCGACGGCAGCCAGGTAACCGTCGGCGGCCTGGTCAGCGGCCTGCGCCGGCTGGTCACCCGTAAAGGCGACCCCATGGCCGTCATGACCCTGGAGGACTACAGTGGCCAGGCAGAGGTAGTCCTCTTTCCCCGGACCTACAGCCAGGTGCGCTCCTGGCTGGCTGTCGACCGGGTGGTCCTGGTGCGAGGGCATATCGATAAGCAGGAAGAGGGGGTTCAGGTCCTGGCCGATCAGGTCCGGACCCTGGAGCCAGCGAATGGCGGGGCCGACCTGGTCCCTGGAGACCAGGTGGCGCGTAGCCCAGCAGGTCCGGTTACCGGGAAGGAGCCGCGACCCCATCTCCCGGCGGCCGCAAAGCGGGCTGAACCCCGGGCCAGGCCATTTCACCAGGCCATCCGGCAGGACCTTGATCCAGCTGCTACCGGCCCCGGCCCGGCCGGGGGGCACCTGTACCTGAAGTTGTCCGGCCAGGAGCAGATAGCGGTTGTAAGGACCATTCTGACGGCCCATCCCGGACCCTGTCCCGTTTACCTGTACCTGGCCGGCAGCCGCCGGACCATCGCCCTGCACCGCAGCTACTGGGTCAAGCCGGTACCGGAGCTGCTGGCCAGTTTGGCCGGGCTTTTGGGAGGGTATGATAAAGTAAAGCTGGTGTCGGAAACCGGCATAAGAACGTAG
- a CDS encoding YtrH family sporulation protein → MDGFFPRLLLIFFTALGVVLGAAIIGSLAAVLAGQPPLRTMTRLALEIKIWAIAAAMGGTFNAIEILGQGIMEGQLRILLKQLLFIIIAFAGAQVGYWLIQNLAGGK, encoded by the coding sequence ATGGACGGTTTTTTCCCCCGTCTGCTGCTCATCTTCTTTACCGCCCTGGGGGTCGTCCTGGGAGCAGCTATAATAGGCTCCCTGGCGGCCGTCCTGGCAGGGCAACCGCCTTTACGAACCATGACCCGCCTGGCCCTGGAGATCAAAATCTGGGCTATTGCCGCCGCCATGGGCGGTACCTTCAACGCCATCGAGATCCTCGGCCAGGGCATCATGGAGGGCCAGTTGCGCATCCTCCTCAAGCAATTATTATTCATTATTATCGCCTTTGCCGGCGCCCAGGTGGGCTACTGGCTCATCCAGAACCTGGCCGGGGGCAAGTAA